Proteins encoded in a region of the Mycobacterium branderi genome:
- a CDS encoding tyrosine-type recombinase/integrase translates to MEPEAVIAPLPFVADLPGDWDGWLRRAAIVPGTPFLLSPRLEYDIELNAYFQSGAMIGRALKTQEGYARDLAAFLTFAERRRSGRSWKDLDEADHIAYHFWRRRDPSGPNVLGATWNREVAAVNEFFRWALKQGLVHASPIPQASRRPVPVSAGRGYRGVLDELRPATYASDVVRDRTKWLPPEDYRRWRDVGVRGFSSKGLPQTGFRGRWADRNALFCDFMVRTGLRISEQAALTVFDVPSIVESEGYQRFWLPPAIAKGRSARWIYVPSSLVREMAAYMRDDRRAVIEFAQSDGRYRRVRRPYVVENPARPVATVGLGSGAKSIVKVAHLGLAERRRLFVERPSGLEPAAIWLGEFGAPISVDSWKKMFADANDRCVRAGVTLAAHAHMLRHTFAVVTLEQLQRGRIAALGDLNPDQRGHYTRIFGDPLDWVRRRLGHRSVVTTQKYLHALAELEMHTRMALVPETWEHPGRTAEVDHAPASGHAVTR, encoded by the coding sequence ATGGAGCCGGAGGCGGTGATCGCCCCACTGCCGTTCGTGGCCGACTTGCCCGGTGACTGGGACGGGTGGCTTCGGCGAGCTGCGATTGTGCCGGGGACGCCGTTCCTCTTGTCCCCGCGACTGGAGTACGACATCGAGTTGAATGCGTACTTCCAATCCGGGGCGATGATTGGTCGTGCCCTCAAGACTCAGGAGGGCTACGCTCGCGATCTCGCTGCCTTCTTGACTTTTGCTGAGCGGCGACGGTCCGGGCGATCCTGGAAAGATCTCGACGAAGCTGATCACATTGCGTACCACTTCTGGCGTCGGCGTGATCCTTCAGGCCCGAATGTGTTGGGTGCGACGTGGAACCGTGAAGTCGCTGCGGTCAATGAGTTCTTTCGCTGGGCATTGAAACAGGGACTTGTCCATGCAAGTCCGATACCGCAAGCATCGAGACGACCTGTGCCTGTTAGCGCGGGCCGAGGTTACCGCGGTGTGCTTGATGAGCTGCGCCCAGCCACCTATGCGTCGGACGTGGTTCGCGATCGAACGAAATGGTTACCTCCCGAGGACTATCGGCGGTGGCGAGATGTCGGTGTGCGTGGGTTTAGCTCGAAAGGACTGCCTCAAACGGGCTTTCGAGGTCGATGGGCTGACCGCAACGCATTGTTCTGCGATTTCATGGTCCGGACGGGGCTGCGGATTTCCGAGCAGGCTGCACTGACTGTGTTTGACGTTCCCTCGATCGTCGAGAGTGAGGGTTATCAACGATTTTGGCTGCCTCCGGCCATTGCGAAGGGGCGCTCTGCGCGCTGGATTTACGTGCCTTCGTCGCTGGTAAGGGAAATGGCCGCGTACATGCGGGATGACCGGAGGGCGGTGATCGAGTTCGCTCAGAGTGATGGCAGGTATCGGCGGGTGCGGCGCCCCTATGTGGTCGAGAATCCAGCGCGGCCTGTTGCGACGGTCGGGCTTGGCAGCGGCGCCAAGTCCATAGTGAAGGTTGCGCACCTTGGGTTAGCCGAGCGCCGTCGATTGTTCGTGGAAAGGCCGTCAGGACTTGAGCCAGCAGCGATTTGGCTCGGCGAGTTCGGTGCACCGATATCGGTCGACTCATGGAAGAAGATGTTCGCGGACGCCAATGATCGGTGCGTGCGTGCGGGGGTCACGTTGGCGGCACATGCCCACATGCTTCGGCATACCTTCGCGGTCGTTACCCTGGAGCAGCTGCAACGCGGCCGTATCGCTGCGCTTGGCGACCTCAACCCTGACCAGCGTGGCCACTACACCCGAATCTTCGGCGACCCTCTTGATTGGGTGCGACGCCGTCTAGGCCATCGTTCGGTGGTGACTACGCAGAAGTACTTGCACGCCTTGGCCGAACTTGAGATGCATACACGGATGGCGCTGGTGCCCGAGACATGGGAGCACCCGGGGCGGACCGCCGAAGTCGATCACGCGCCTGCTTCCGGCCATGCGGTCACCCGCTGA